In Mercurialis annua linkage group LG6, ddMerAnnu1.2, whole genome shotgun sequence, the following are encoded in one genomic region:
- the LOC126687790 gene encoding uncharacterized protein LOC126687790 — MTSRNISLLIWCDGRIVSSPCGIEYHGGRPVNMALSERMSFEELQNICRRAVSTDGEVEISKIYFRLPRIVEGAIRSYSLFSVENNEHVFGILNEVVRYPQLEILELYVEYEAVVRNKTLLDQLVLGDSSGSERGSGEEEEEDFYDSNKEDVEEDLEADSQYESQLPEHVRTADLCDFDVAPEADEKIMWDPGMEFRVRMVFPNRDAVRACATTYSVGVGREFKGHRTTNSTIVLACRQNPVCKWWLRATLLQATQTWTLTKYIGPHTCNQLLPDPNHRNFGSVAIADYIKGQVKLQRDIRIDTLRAGIWQQYGVRPPYKRTWNAKEKAIADVYGGWYESFAMVHKFMNEMMHVNPGSFWDAEGAEVYTDGILQLKVVTFIRMFWTFKPTIEGFRFCKPVLFVDGTHLYGKYKMTLLIASAIDGNSHIMPLDLNSGHLGVRILPNLADLGRLRDISWGSAVLAYLYHELCLCAAASANRQNIGGAVWILQLWAYERLRPLRPRLADFDVTGGLPLGDRWGGPRQRERGTRRVPRHSVSHFRLLLDGLRYDDIVWQPYSDDVLQSIPQIYLTGRHIWRARVPMIYYHTVE, encoded by the exons atgacgAGTCGAAATATATCTTTGTTGATATGGTGTGATGGCCGTATTGTGAGTTCTCCGTGTGGAATAGAATACCACGGGGGTCGTCCGGTTAATATGGCGCTTAGCGAGAGAATGAGTTTCGaagaattacaaaatatttgtaGAAGAGCAGTTTCTACCGACGGGGAagtagaaatttcaaaaatctacTTCCGGCTTCCAAGAATAGTTGAGGGTGCGATACGGTCGTACTCGTTGTTTTCTGTGGAGAATAACGAGCATGTGTTTGGAATTCTGAACGAGGTCGTGCGGTATCCGCAACTGGAGATTTTGGAATTGTACGTGGAATACGAGGCCGTGGTTCGCAACAAAACTTTACTGGATCAGTTGGTCTTAGGTGATTCAAGCGGGTCTGAGAGGGGTAGTggtgaagaggaagaagaggattTCTACGACAGCAACAAAGAGGATGTCGAGGAAGACTTAGAAGCAGATTCACAATATGAGTCGCAACTTCCTGAGCATGTAAGAACGGCGGATCTTTGCGACTTTGACGTCGCCCCGGAGGCTGATGAAAAGATTATGTGGGATCCTGGGATGGAATTCCGAGTAAGGATGGTATTCCCAAATCGCGATGCCGTCCGAGCTTGTGCGACTACTTATTCGGTCGGGGTGGGAAGGGAGTTCAAGGGTCACCGGACTACCAACTCCACAATAGTGTTGGCTTGTAGGCAGAACCCTGTATGTAAATGGTGGCTGCGCGCTACACTTCTGCAAGCAACTCAGACGTGGACGTTGACAAAATATATTGGCCCGCACACGTGCAATCAGCTGTTACCTGATCCAAACCATCGGAATTTTGGGTCTGTTGCAATCGCAGACTATATCAAGGGTCAAGTAAAGCTGCAACGTGATATACGGATCGATACCCTCAGAGCTGGAATTTGGCAACAATATGGAGTTAGGCCTCCGTATAAACGAACCTGGAATGCAAAGGAAAAGGCAATAGCTGATGTTTACGGTGGCTGGTATGAATCATTTGCTATGGTTCACAAGTTCATGAACGAGATGATGCATGTCAACCCTGGATCTTTCTGGGATGCAGAAG GCGCTGAGGTGTACACTGACGGGATCCTTCAGCTGAAAGTCGTAACGTTCATCCGAATGTTCTGGACTTTCAAACCGACAATTGAAGGGTTTCGTTTTTGCAAGCCAGTTTTGTTCGTCGACGGTACTCATTTGTATGGCAAATACAAAATGACCTTGTTGATCGCGTCGGCAATCGATGGGAACAGTCACATCATGCCACTGGATTTGAACAGTGGCCACTTGGGCGTGAGGATTCTTCCGAATCTGGCGGATTTAGGCCGCTTGCGCGATATCAGCTGGGGATCGGCGGTTCTGGCGTATTTGTACCACGAGCTATGCCTCTGCGCCGCTGCTTCGGCGAACAGACAAAACATCGGGGGCGCTGTGTGGATTCTACAGCTCTGGGCTTACGAGCGACTTCGGCCATTGCGACCCCGTTTGGCCGACTTTGATGTCACGGGGGGATTGCCTTTGGGTGACAG ATGGGGGGGTCCCAGACAGCGGGAGCGGGGGACACGACGAGTTCCCAGACACTCAGTTTCTCACTTCAGACTGCTATTGGACGGGCTGCGTTACGACGat ATCGTTTGGCAGCCATACTCCGACGACGTTCTCCAGTCCATCCCACAGATCTACCTGACAGGGCGACATATTTGGCGTGCCCGAGTGCCAATGATCTACTATCACACCGTCGAGTGA